The genomic interval ATAAGGAGTTTCAATACAACATACTTGGATTTGTTGACGATGATCCTAAAAAGCGTGGAATATATGTGAATGGAGTAAAAGTTCTTGGAAATATTGGTGAGTTAGAGGAGATTTTAGAAAGAAAAAGAGCAAAGGGTTTGATTATAGCTATATCAGATATAGATAAAGAGAGCATTAAAAATATAGTTGAAAGATGTAAGAAAAAAAATATAAAAGTAAAGATTCTTCCACAAGTTGGAGTGGTATTATCAAATGATAAACTTTCTAACCAGATAAGAGATGTGAGTATAGAGGATCTTCTTGGAAGAGAGCAGATACTTGTAAATGGAGATAGTATTCATAAACTTATTGAAAACAGAGTTGTATTTGTAACTGGTGGAGCTGGAAGTATTGGAAGTGAGCTAGCTCGTCAAATAGCAAAGCATAATCCTAAAAAACTTATAACAATAGATGTAAATGAAAATGATCTTTATTTCTTAGAGTTAGAGTTAAAAAGAAAGTATAAAAATTTGAATCTTCAAAGTGAGATCTGTAACATTAGAGAGCAAGATAAGTTAGAGATACTATTTAAGAGATATTCACCAAATTTAGTTTTCCACGCAGCAGCTCATAAACATGTGCCTCTTATGGAGCATAACCCAGAGGAAGCTATAAAGAATAATATCTTTGGAACAAAAAATGTTTCTGAAATGGCTATAAAGTATGGAGTGGAAAGATTTGTACTTATAAGTACAGATAAAGCTGTAAATCCAACAAATATAATGGGAGCTACAAAGAGAGCTTGTGAGTTAGTTGTGGAGGAGATGAACAAAAGATCAGAGACTAAGTTTATGGCTGTAAGATTTGGAAATGTACTTGGAAGTAATGGTTCAGTTATACCAATATTTAAAAAGTTAATAAGCGAAGGTAAAAATCTAACGCTGACACATCCAGATATAACAAGATACTTTATGACAATACCTGAAGCAGCTCAACTTGTTATAGAAGCAGGAGCCTTAGGAAATGGTGGAGAGCTATTTATCTTAGATATGGGAGCACCAATAAAGATAATGGATCTAGCTAAAACTATGATTGAATTATCAAATGCACCAGTAAATATAGAGATAGTTGGACTTCGTCCAGGAGAAAAGCTTTATGAAGAGCTTCTTTATGATGTGACTAAAGCCACTAAAACAGATAACAACAAGATATTTATAACTGATATAGATAGAATGAACGTGGATTTAGAGTATCACTTAGAGAAACTAAAAGCAGCAGTAAAAAATCCAAAGCAGGATGAATTAAAAGAATTAATGAAAAAATTTGTGCAAACATACAGGGAGGGAAGTTATGAGAAAGGCAATCAATCTATCAGTGCCTAATTTAGATGTAGATCCAATAGTGGAAAATCTAAAAGAGTGCATAGAATCTGGGTGGGTATCAACTGGAGGAAGATTTATAGGTGAGTTTGAAGAAAAAATTGCAAAATACGTAGGAACTTCCGAAGCAGTTGGAGTTCAATCTGGAACTGCAGGACTTCATACATCATTAAGAGTTTTAGGAGTAAACCCTGGAGATGAAGTTTTAGTTCCAACACTTACTTTTATAGCTGCTGTTAATCCAGTGACTTACCAAGGAGCAATTCCTGTATTTATAGGTTGTGATGACACTCTTTGTATGGATCCAAATCTTTTGGAAAAGTTTTTAAGAGAAGAGTGTATTGTTAGAGATAGAGTTACATATAACAAAAAAACTAATGCTAAAATAGCTGCTTTAGCAGTGGTACATGTATTTGGAAATATGGCAAATATGGAAAAAATAATAGAACTAGCTAAAGAGTTTAACTTTAAAGTTTTAGAAGATGCTACAGAGGCACTTGGAACTTATTATACAGAAGGAAAATATGCTGGAAAGTATGCTGGAACTATGGGAGATGCAGGAGTATTTTCTTTCAATGCCAACAAGATAATTACAACTGGAGGAGGAGGAATGGTTGTTTCTAATAATCCTGAAATTTTAAATGAAATAAGATTCTTAACAACTCAAGCTAAAACGGATCAACTATATTTTATTCATGATGAGATTGGATATAACTATAGAATGTTAAACCTTCAAGCTGCCCTTGGAACTAGCCAGATAGATAATTTAGAAAGTTTTATCGAGACAAAGATAAAGAACTATAATTTATATAAAGAGGCTATAGAAAATATTGAGGGATTAACACTGTTACCGTTTAATTCTGATATTAGACCAAATTATTGGTTTTATTCAGTGCTTGTAGATGAAGAAAAATATGGAATGAATAAAGATAAGCTATTAAAAAAATTAGTAGAAGCTAATATTCAAACAAGACCTATTTGGGGATTGATTCACCAGCAAAAGCCATATCAGAATCATCAAGCATATGGAATAGAAAGAGCAATATGGTATCATGACAGAGTTTTAAACATTCCATGCTCATCTAATCTAACTGAAGAAGATGCAAAATATGTAATTGAAAAGTTAAAGGAGTTCCAAGATAATGTATAGATGCTTTTTTAAAAGATTTATAGATATTTTAGCTGCCTTAATAGTTTTTACATGTTTTTGGTGGGTATTTTTGATAGTTGGATATTTAGTGAAAACTAAACTGGGAAGCCCAGTGATATTTAAACAAGAAAGACCAGGAAAAAATGGTGAGATATTTACTATGTATAAATTTCGTAGTATGACTGATGCTAAAGATAAGGATGGAAAACTACTATCTGATACTGAAAGACTTCCTAAATTTGGAAAACTATTAAGAGCAACTAGTTTAGATGAGTTGCCAGAACTATGGAATGTATTAAAAGGAGAGATGAGTTTAGTTGGACCAAGGCCTCTTTTAGTTGAGTATCTAGGAAGATATAGTGATTTTCAAGCTAGAAGACATGAAGTTCTTCCAGGAATTACAGGATGGGCTCAAGTAAATGGACGTAATGCAATCTCTTGGGATGAAAAATTTAGATTAGATGTAGATTATGTTGATAGCTATAACTTTTTACTGGATATACAAATACTGTTTTTAACAGTAAAAAAAGTATTTGTAAAAGAGGGAATATCTCAAGAGAATAATGCAACTATGACAAAATTTGAAGGTAATAAATTATGAAAAAAATTATCGTAATTGGTTCGGGTGGTCATGCAAAAGTTGTAATTGATATTATTTTACAGAGAAATAAAGTTTTAGATGATAATCTAAAGATAATAGGAATTTTAGATGATAAATATAATGAAGATGAAAAAATAGAAATTTTTGAAACTCCTGTTATTGGTAAAATTGATGAAATGCTTGAATTACAAGAAGATGTATATTATGTAATTGCAATTGGAAATAACAGTGTTAGAAGAAAAATAGCAGAAAAGTATTCTGATAAAAAATTTATAACATTGATTCATCCAAAAGCAATTATAGGAGAGAAAGTCAGTATTGAAGAGGGAACTGTTGTAATGGCGGGATCTATAATTAATTCTTACACTAAAATAGGGAAACATTGTATTTTAAATACTGGAAGTATAATAGAACATGACAATACAATAGAAGACTATGTTCATATATCGCCAAATGCTACTCTTTGTGGGGGGATTACAATAGGAGAAGAAACTTGGATAGGAGCAGGAGCAACTATTATACAAGAAAAAAAGATAGGAAAGAAAGTTATGGTAGGAGCAGGAACTGTAATAATAAAGAATATAAGAAAATATTTTAAAGTTATAAGGCAAAATCCAATTAGATTAATAAGAACTGAAATAGAGGGAAATTAAAATGAAAATATTATATTTACATCAATACTTTAATACAAATAAAGAGGCTGGTGGAACAAGGTCATATGAATTTTCAAAATTTTTATCTGAGGATAACGAAGTTACTATAATAACAGGAAGTCAGAATTATATAGAAGGTATATTAAAATTTAGAGTGATTTCAACAAAGACTAAGTATAATCAACAAATGAATTTTTTTCAGAGAATATATAGTTTTTTTCATTATTTAATCAAAGCAATATATTTAGGGAATAAAGAACGCGAAATAGATATTATTTTTGCAACTTCGACTCCTTTAACAATAGGAGTGCCTGCATTAATTTTAAAAAGATTCAAGAAAACAAAATTAATATTTGAAGTTAGAGATGTATGGCCAGATATTCCAGTAGAGTTGGGATTTATAAAAAATAAAATTTTAATTAAAATTTTAAAATGGTTTGAAATGAAAATTTATAATAGTTCTGAACAAATTATAGTTGCTTCGGAAGGGATGTATGAAAATTTAATTAAAAAAGGAGTAAAATCTTATAAAATTGAAGTTATTCATAATCTATCGAATGTTTATTTATATGATCAAGTTACAGAAATTGAAAAAAATATTGAAAGAAAAAAGTATAATCTTGAAAAACATTTTATATGTATTCACCCTGGAACTATGGGGTTTGTAAACGGACTTGACTATATTCTAGATGTTGGAAAAATTATTCAAGAAAAAGATAGACAAATTAAAATATTGCTTGTGGGTGAAGGAAAAGAAAAGGAACGATTAAAAGCAAGAATTAGAAATGAAAAAATAAAAAATATCTTAATTATGGATTCACTTCCAAAATTAGAAATAGTAAAATTAATAAAAACCTCAGATTTAGGATTAATGATAACTAAAAAGTTTAAAATTTTAGAAGATAACAGTGCAAATAAATTTTTTGATTTTTTGGCTGCAGGACTCCCCGTATTAGTTAATTATGGAGGATGGCAAAAAAAAGTATTGGAAGAATTTAAAGCTGGATATGGATGTTCACCAGATAATCCAAAAGAGATGGCTGATAAAATTTTGATGATAAAAGAATCAAAAGAAAAGCAACAATTAAGTAAGAGTGCATATGAATTGGCAAGAAAAAAATATTCAACCAAAATAGCGTGTGAAAAATTGAATAATATAATAAAAAAAATAGAAAAATAGGGGGAAAAATGAACAGTAAAATTTTAACTGGACAAGAAAAAATAACAGTAATAGGAATGGGCTACGTAGGTTTACCCTTAGCTGTAGCTTTTGCAGAAAAAGGGGCTAGTGTTATTGGATTTGATCTTAATGAACTCAAGATAAATAAATATAAAAATGGAGAAGATCCAACAAATGAAGTGGGAGAGGATAGACTTAAAACTGTAAAAACTATAGAATATACAACAGATGAGAAAAAAATATCTGAAGGGAAATTTATAATCGTGGCAGTTCCAACTCCAGTAGGAAAAAATAATATTCCTGATCTTGGTCCAGTAGAGGGAGCCTCAAGAGTAATAGGTAGAAATCTAATTAAGGGTTCATATGTTGTTTTTGAATCAACTGTATATCCAGGAGTAACAGAGGATATATGTGTGCCTATTTTAGAAAAAGAATCTGGATTAAAGTGTGGAGTAGATTTTAAAGTAGGGTATTCACCAGAGAGAGTTAATCCAGGAGATAAAGTAAATACAGTGGAAACAATAGTGAAAATTGTATCTGGAATGGATGAAGAATCTTTAGGAACAATAGCTAAGGTATATGAAATCATAGTAAGACCGGGAGTTCATAGAGCATCATCTATAAAAGTTGCAGAAGCAGCAAAAGTTATAGAAAATTCACAGAGAGATGTTAATATAGCCTTTGTAAATGAGCTTGCAATGATATTTGAGAAAATGGGAATAGATACTCACGAAGTATTAGAAGCAGCGGGAACAAAATGGAATTTTTTAAAATTTTTACCAGGACTTGTGGGAGGACATTGTATAGGTGTAGATCCATATTACTTAACATACAAATCAGAAGAGCTTGGGTATATTTCCCAACTTATACTTTCTGGAAGAAGGATTAATGATGGAATGAGCAAATTTGTAGCTGAAAAATGTGTTAAAGAGATGATAAAAGCCGGAAAGGTAATTAGAGGAGCAAAGGTGTTAATATTAGGCCTAACATTTAAAGAGAATTGCCCAGATCTTAGAAATTCTAAAGTTGTAGATGTAATAAAGGAACTGAAAGAGTATGAGGTAGAAATTTTAATAAATGATCCAGTTGCAAATTCACATGAGGCGGAAGAGGAATATGGAATTAAGTTTACAGCTATTGATGTTGTAAAAAATATCGATGCTGTGATAATGGCAGTAAAGCATGATGAATTTATGACGATAACTAAAAATGACCTTAAAAAATTATATGCGAAGTCTGAAGAAAAACCATTAATATTTGATTTAAAAGGAATATTTAATAAGAAAGAAATGGTTGAAGAATTTAATTATTGGAGAATGTAATAGGAGTAAAAAATGAAAATATTATTTTTGTGTACTTATTATCATAGAGCGATGATTTTTAGGGATTTAATGGAAGCTTTAAAAAAAATTGGAAAAAATGTTGTTGCGTTTAATGCAGTATCTTATGGAACAAAAATAGATAAAAAATATGAAAATATAATGGACGACTTAGTAATTCATAGAGAATGTTTTTCAAAATGGGATAGATTTTTTTATTTTTATAAACAAAAAAAAATTTTTAAAGAATTAATAAAATCTGTAAATTTAAAAAATATAGAAATGATACATGCACATACTCTCTTTAATGGAGGGTATGTAGCTTATTTGGCTAATAAGCAATTTAAAATACCTTATATTATTTCTGTAAGAAATACAGATATGAATATTTTTTTAAAATTACCATATTTTAAAAAAATAGCTAATCAAATTATTGAAAACTCTTTAGGTGTACAATTTTTATCAATTCCATATAAAAAATTATACTTAGAAAAATATTGTAATGATAATCAAAAAATAAGATTAGAAGAAAAAAGTTCTGTAATACGTAATGGATTAGAAGAATTTTGGATAAATAATAGATTAACTCAAGAAAAAAAAATAGATAAATTTATTATAAAAATTCTGTGTGTAGGAAAAATAGATAAAAATAAAAATTTAAGTACAACACTAAAGGCAATAGAAATACTAAGGAAAGTTGGATATGAAATTGAATTTACAATTGTTGGTCAAGTAGTAGAAAAAGAGATTTTTAAAATTTTAAAAACTAAAAATTTTGTAAAACTAATAAAATATTTAAACAAAGAGGAATTGTTAGAAGTATACAGAAAAAATGATATCTTTGTAATGCCATCTATAAATGAAACTTTTGGAAGAGTATATGCTGAAGCGATGACACAAGGATTACCGGTCATTTATTCTAAAAATCAAGGATTTGATGAAATTTTTGAAGATGGTTATATAGGAAATGCTGTTCCAAGTATGGATGCAGACTATATAGCAAAAAAAATATTAGAAATAAAAGATAATTATGAATTAATATCGAAAAGATGTATTGAAAATTCTGGAATGTTTAATTGGAAAAACATAGCAGCAGAGCTTAATAATTTTTATAAAGAATTGAGTAATAAATAAAAGTTAATTTAATTATTGATAAAATTAAAATAATGTCTTATAAAGACGTATGTGAGGAGAAAAAATGAAAGTAGGTTTATTAACATTTCATAATGCAATAAATTATGGAGCAGCATTACAAGTTTATGCTTCTCAAAAAGCTATAAAATCACTTGGAGCAGAATGCGAAGTAATAGATTATGTTAATGAAAGTAGAAAAAATGCATATAATACTAATTATCATGCTTTTCAACAATTAAAAAATAAAAAAATAATTTCATCTTTAAAATATTTTTTAGGAGGGATATTTTTATCATCTAGAAAGCAAAAATTTTTAAAATTTTATGATAAAAATTTAATATGCACAAAAAAAACATATAAGAATATGAAAGAAGCTGAAACTTTAAATGAAAAATATGATAAATTTATCGTAGGCAGTGATCAAGTTTGGAATTATAAAAATAATGGTAGAGATTTTTCGTTTCTTTTAGAGTTTGTAAAAAATAAGAGTAAAAAAATTTCGTATTCTTCTAGTTTTGGATTAGCGTCAATACCCGAAGAATATAAAAATTTGTACATAAAAAATTTAAAAGATATAAAAAATATTTCTTGTAGAGAAAGTTGTGGGATAGAATTGATTGAGGAATTAACAGGCAGAAAAGCACAATTAGTTTTAGATCCAGTTTTTCTTTTAAGTAAAAAAGAATGGTTATCTTTATGTAATATTAAACCTTCGAAATTTAAATATATCTTTTCATATACAAATAAACCTAATCAATGGGAAAATTTTATAGAAAAAACAAATTATCAAATTGAAGATAAAAAAGTATATAAAATAAGCAAAAATCTAAAAATAAATGATTTTTTAAGTTCGAAAATAAAAATAAGTTATTCAATTTCACCTATTGAATTTATAGAAACAATAGCTAATGCAGAATTAGTAGTTTCAGCTTCATTTCATTGTATAGCAATGGCTATAATATTAAATGTTCCTTTTGTGGCTATATTGGTTGGAGATAAAGGAAAAGATGAAAGAGTTTTAAATATCCTTAGAATAACTGGATTAGAGAATAGAATATTTAATGAAAGAATGACAGAAAAAGAAATAAATACTCCAATAGATTATGAAGTTGTTCAAGAAAAATTAGATAAATATATAAAGAGTTCAGTAAAATTTTTAAAAGACTCGATTTTTAATTAGGAGTGAGAAAATAATGAAAATTTTAGAAAATGAAGAGTTAAGAAACTATACAACTATAAAAATAGGTGGTAGAGCTGAAAAAATGTATTTTCCACAATCGCCAAAAGAGTTTTCAGATTTATTAGAAAATTATGGAAAAGAAGAATCGTTATATATAATTAGTGGTGGTTCAAACTTATTAATAAATGATTTAAAAGTATTTAAAAAAGTTATTTCTTTAAAAGAAATGAATTGTGAAATATCGCAAATAAAGGATGGGAAATTTTATATAGGGGCTTCAGTCCCTCTTCAAAAATTAATAAATTTTATTAATGATAAAAGTTATGGAGGAATAGAATATTTATATTCACTTCCAGCATTAGTGGGTGGAGCTGTGGCCATGAATGCTGGAAGAGGAAAAATTCATAAATTATCAATAAGCGATTATATCGAGGAATTACATGTGTATGATTTTGAAGAGAAAAAAAATAAAATTTTAAATAAAAGTGAGTGTGACTTTAGTTACAGACATTCTGTATGTAAAGAAAAGAAAATTTTTGTAATAGGAGTTATTTTTAATTTTGAAAAAATGGAAAAAATAGAATCAGACAAAAGAAAAAAAACAAGAATGGAATTAGTGAGAAGACTCCAAGATAATTCAGGATACAATTTTGGAAGTGTTTTTAGACAAAATAATAAATATTTAATGCAAATAATAAAATTTATAGGGTTAGGAAATTCAAAAGGAGTTCACTTTTCTAAAAAAACTTCCAATTGGATTATCAATAATGGAAATGGAAGTTTTAAAGAAGCATATAATTTAATAGAAAAAATAAAAAAAATACATAAATTTTTAGGATTTAATGCTATAACAGAGGTTATTCTTTGGAAATAAAAATATAAAATATTAGTCCGAAAAAAGTAGGAGAAAAATGATGAAAAAAAATGTAATAGGATTAATATTAACATTATTAATGTTTAAAATAACTACAGATTATATATATGTAAATTTAATTGGAAAAATTTTTGGATATTCAGGATTTAAAGTTCTAATTAATAATTTTAATTTAATTATATCTTATTTATTAGTAGTCTTAATAATTCCGTTTATTAGAAAATTAAATAAAAAAAATACATTTTCAAGTATAATTGTGTTGCTATTAGTATATCTTTCATATATTCCATTTACAACAATGGTAGCATATTTCCCAATGGAAAAAAAATTTATTGTTCAATGTTTAAGTTATTGGATGCTAATATTCGTTTTTTATATTATGATACCAAAAATAAAAATAAAAAAAGTATTTAAAAAAAATACGAATAAGAAAATTTTAATGTTTATAGTTTTTATTTTAGTTGGAACAATAGTATTTATTTCAGGAAGATATACAGGGTTTAGATTTAAAATAAACTTTCATAATGTTTATGAATTAAGAAGTGAAGCTCAAACTTTTAAAATACCTATAATATTAGGATATATATATTCAGCTTCAAAATCTATAAATCCTCTTTTATTAGCATATTATTTAACAAAGAAAAAATATGAGTATTCTATATTGATTTTCATTATTCAGATATTAAGTTTCTCAATTAATGGTTCAAAAACAATTTTGACGACGACTTTATTAGCAGTAATATTTAATATGTTTTATAAAAAAAAATATTTAAAGTTACTTCCTTGGATCTTTATTAGTTTTAATTTTTTAGGAGTGTTAGAAGTGTATATATTAAAAACATATACAATAATAAATTATTTTATAAGGAGAGTATTTTTTGTTCCTAATTTACTTAATTATTATTATTACGATTTTTTTAAAAAGAATACTCCTGATTATTTAAAACAAAGTTTTTTGAGATATTTAAATCAAAAATCTGAATATCCACCGATAGACAATATGATAGGTGATATTTATTTTAATAAACCTGAAATGGGTGCAAATAATGGTTTATTTAGTGATGCATATGCAAATTTTGGAATTTTTGGAATTTTTCTAATGCCCCTAGCAATAATATTTATACTAAAAATATTAGATTCTTGTGCTGAAGGGTTGGAAGATAAAATATTATTAACACCTGCTATAACCTTGGCTTTTATTTTTATTAGTTCATTTTATTTTACAATTTTATTAACTCATGGTTTAATTGGATT from Cetobacterium somerae carries:
- a CDS encoding polysaccharide biosynthesis protein, whose protein sequence is MVEEKLLDELLSNKRNFVKLGIDVLSIVLGVGFALLARFEDSWLINAKKEYVFIYGSFFLMFYLFKRDGIKSWSFTNSLDVLNLMYTHTLTLVTTIVYMSSLGMSYSRATVLLTAVFAMVLQLGGRFVFRLNRTYTRPKKGEDDDKKRVIVYGAGEMGVNLIREAKINKEFQYNILGFVDDDPKKRGIYVNGVKVLGNIGELEEILERKRAKGLIIAISDIDKESIKNIVERCKKKNIKVKILPQVGVVLSNDKLSNQIRDVSIEDLLGREQILVNGDSIHKLIENRVVFVTGGAGSIGSELARQIAKHNPKKLITIDVNENDLYFLELELKRKYKNLNLQSEICNIREQDKLEILFKRYSPNLVFHAAAHKHVPLMEHNPEEAIKNNIFGTKNVSEMAIKYGVERFVLISTDKAVNPTNIMGATKRACELVVEEMNKRSETKFMAVRFGNVLGSNGSVIPIFKKLISEGKNLTLTHPDITRYFMTIPEAAQLVIEAGALGNGGELFILDMGAPIKIMDLAKTMIELSNAPVNIEIVGLRPGEKLYEELLYDVTKATKTDNNKIFITDIDRMNVDLEYHLEKLKAAVKNPKQDELKELMKKFVQTYREGSYEKGNQSISA
- a CDS encoding LegC family aminotransferase translates to MRKAINLSVPNLDVDPIVENLKECIESGWVSTGGRFIGEFEEKIAKYVGTSEAVGVQSGTAGLHTSLRVLGVNPGDEVLVPTLTFIAAVNPVTYQGAIPVFIGCDDTLCMDPNLLEKFLREECIVRDRVTYNKKTNAKIAALAVVHVFGNMANMEKIIELAKEFNFKVLEDATEALGTYYTEGKYAGKYAGTMGDAGVFSFNANKIITTGGGGMVVSNNPEILNEIRFLTTQAKTDQLYFIHDEIGYNYRMLNLQAALGTSQIDNLESFIETKIKNYNLYKEAIENIEGLTLLPFNSDIRPNYWFYSVLVDEEKYGMNKDKLLKKLVEANIQTRPIWGLIHQQKPYQNHQAYGIERAIWYHDRVLNIPCSSNLTEEDAKYVIEKLKEFQDNV
- a CDS encoding sugar transferase codes for the protein MYRCFFKRFIDILAALIVFTCFWWVFLIVGYLVKTKLGSPVIFKQERPGKNGEIFTMYKFRSMTDAKDKDGKLLSDTERLPKFGKLLRATSLDELPELWNVLKGEMSLVGPRPLLVEYLGRYSDFQARRHEVLPGITGWAQVNGRNAISWDEKFRLDVDYVDSYNFLLDIQILFLTVKKVFVKEGISQENNATMTKFEGNKL
- a CDS encoding acetyltransferase — encoded protein: MKKIIVIGSGGHAKVVIDIILQRNKVLDDNLKIIGILDDKYNEDEKIEIFETPVIGKIDEMLELQEDVYYVIAIGNNSVRRKIAEKYSDKKFITLIHPKAIIGEKVSIEEGTVVMAGSIINSYTKIGKHCILNTGSIIEHDNTIEDYVHISPNATLCGGITIGEETWIGAGATIIQEKKIGKKVMVGAGTVIIKNIRKYFKVIRQNPIRLIRTEIEGN
- a CDS encoding glycosyltransferase family 4 protein — its product is MKILYLHQYFNTNKEAGGTRSYEFSKFLSEDNEVTIITGSQNYIEGILKFRVISTKTKYNQQMNFFQRIYSFFHYLIKAIYLGNKEREIDIIFATSTPLTIGVPALILKRFKKTKLIFEVRDVWPDIPVELGFIKNKILIKILKWFEMKIYNSSEQIIVASEGMYENLIKKGVKSYKIEVIHNLSNVYLYDQVTEIEKNIERKKYNLEKHFICIHPGTMGFVNGLDYILDVGKIIQEKDRQIKILLVGEGKEKERLKARIRNEKIKNILIMDSLPKLEIVKLIKTSDLGLMITKKFKILEDNSANKFFDFLAAGLPVLVNYGGWQKKVLEEFKAGYGCSPDNPKEMADKILMIKESKEKQQLSKSAYELARKKYSTKIACEKLNNIIKKIEK
- a CDS encoding nucleotide sugar dehydrogenase, translated to MNSKILTGQEKITVIGMGYVGLPLAVAFAEKGASVIGFDLNELKINKYKNGEDPTNEVGEDRLKTVKTIEYTTDEKKISEGKFIIVAVPTPVGKNNIPDLGPVEGASRVIGRNLIKGSYVVFESTVYPGVTEDICVPILEKESGLKCGVDFKVGYSPERVNPGDKVNTVETIVKIVSGMDEESLGTIAKVYEIIVRPGVHRASSIKVAEAAKVIENSQRDVNIAFVNELAMIFEKMGIDTHEVLEAAGTKWNFLKFLPGLVGGHCIGVDPYYLTYKSEELGYISQLILSGRRINDGMSKFVAEKCVKEMIKAGKVIRGAKVLILGLTFKENCPDLRNSKVVDVIKELKEYEVEILINDPVANSHEAEEEYGIKFTAIDVVKNIDAVIMAVKHDEFMTITKNDLKKLYAKSEEKPLIFDLKGIFNKKEMVEEFNYWRM
- a CDS encoding glycosyltransferase family 4 protein; the protein is MKILFLCTYYHRAMIFRDLMEALKKIGKNVVAFNAVSYGTKIDKKYENIMDDLVIHRECFSKWDRFFYFYKQKKIFKELIKSVNLKNIEMIHAHTLFNGGYVAYLANKQFKIPYIISVRNTDMNIFLKLPYFKKIANQIIENSLGVQFLSIPYKKLYLEKYCNDNQKIRLEEKSSVIRNGLEEFWINNRLTQEKKIDKFIIKILCVGKIDKNKNLSTTLKAIEILRKVGYEIEFTIVGQVVEKEIFKILKTKNFVKLIKYLNKEELLEVYRKNDIFVMPSINETFGRVYAEAMTQGLPVIYSKNQGFDEIFEDGYIGNAVPSMDADYIAKKILEIKDNYELISKRCIENSGMFNWKNIAAELNNFYKELSNK
- a CDS encoding polysaccharide pyruvyl transferase family protein gives rise to the protein MKVGLLTFHNAINYGAALQVYASQKAIKSLGAECEVIDYVNESRKNAYNTNYHAFQQLKNKKIISSLKYFLGGIFLSSRKQKFLKFYDKNLICTKKTYKNMKEAETLNEKYDKFIVGSDQVWNYKNNGRDFSFLLEFVKNKSKKISYSSSFGLASIPEEYKNLYIKNLKDIKNISCRESCGIELIEELTGRKAQLVLDPVFLLSKKEWLSLCNIKPSKFKYIFSYTNKPNQWENFIEKTNYQIEDKKVYKISKNLKINDFLSSKIKISYSISPIEFIETIANAELVVSASFHCIAMAIILNVPFVAILVGDKGKDERVLNILRITGLENRIFNERMTEKEINTPIDYEVVQEKLDKYIKSSVKFLKDSIFN
- a CDS encoding FAD-binding protein; translated protein: MKILENEELRNYTTIKIGGRAEKMYFPQSPKEFSDLLENYGKEESLYIISGGSNLLINDLKVFKKVISLKEMNCEISQIKDGKFYIGASVPLQKLINFINDKSYGGIEYLYSLPALVGGAVAMNAGRGKIHKLSISDYIEELHVYDFEEKKNKILNKSECDFSYRHSVCKEKKIFVIGVIFNFEKMEKIESDKRKKTRMELVRRLQDNSGYNFGSVFRQNNKYLMQIIKFIGLGNSKGVHFSKKTSNWIINNGNGSFKEAYNLIEKIKKIHKFLGFNAITEVILWK
- a CDS encoding O-antigen polymerase, with product MKKNVIGLILTLLMFKITTDYIYVNLIGKIFGYSGFKVLINNFNLIISYLLVVLIIPFIRKLNKKNTFSSIIVLLLVYLSYIPFTTMVAYFPMEKKFIVQCLSYWMLIFVFYIMIPKIKIKKVFKKNTNKKILMFIVFILVGTIVFISGRYTGFRFKINFHNVYELRSEAQTFKIPIILGYIYSASKSINPLLLAYYLTKKKYEYSILIFIIQILSFSINGSKTILTTTLLAVIFNMFYKKKYLKLLPWIFISFNFLGVLEVYILKTYTIINYFIRRVFFVPNLLNYYYYDFFKKNTPDYLKQSFLRYLNQKSEYPPIDNMIGDIYFNKPEMGANNGLFSDAYANFGIFGIFLMPLAIIFILKILDSCAEGLEDKILLTPAITLAFIFISSFYFTILLTHGLIGLCITLYFLEKRRKLKKYRRKI